One region of Blastocatellia bacterium genomic DNA includes:
- a CDS encoding 4Fe-4S dicluster domain-containing protein, with the protein MNIESAVQTSSRAARRSHGRVFLLVERCKGCQFCVEFCPRRVLVMSDRFNSKGYHTPAIVAEEQCTDCKLCELLCPEFAIYVVRIEEEER; encoded by the coding sequence ATGAACATCGAATCCGCCGTTCAAACGTCATCGCGCGCGGCGCGTCGGTCGCACGGCCGCGTTTTTCTTCTCGTCGAACGCTGTAAGGGCTGTCAATTCTGCGTCGAGTTCTGTCCCCGGCGGGTCTTGGTGATGTCCGACCGATTCAACAGCAAGGGGTATCATACCCCCGCCATCGTCGCCGAGGAACAATGCACCGATTGCAAGCTGTGCGAGCTGCTCTGCCCAGAATTCGCCATCTACGTCGTTCGGATCGAGGAGGAAGAGCGATGA